TGGTAATACTCCTCGCTGAGGCGAACGGTCGAAGGCCAGAGAGCACGCTGGTCTGGATGCTTAGGGAACCACAGGTCAAACGCACTGACAAACTGGGTGTTGACCTGAACCGCCCTCCCCTCTTCCACCACGCCCAAGCGAATCGTCGCTGACGCCAGTCGCGTCAGTTGGTCTTTCAGGGACCGAAGCTGCTGTCCATTGGTTTCCAGGCCAAGAGACCGGGCAAAGGCGGTCATCGATCCTTCAACGTCCACGATGGGAGATCGGTTGCGAACGGCTTCCGTAGCCAGATGTATCAGGACCAACCGAGGTTTTTCGCCGTAAGGCAGGCCCTGTTTCACGAATTCGCCGGTATACGGGTCCATTGCCGAGCCGGCTTCGATGCGCAGGGACGCAACCCCCTGCTTCCGGTCCCACTCACGGACGTCATCACCGGGATTCCGGTACGGGATACCACACTGGCACTGAACGGTATGAAGGAAGTTGATCCGGCCTGGAGGATCACTGCGGATGGCAGCAGACGTCTCGATCAGCCGTCGTTGATGGCGAGTCAGCGTAGCTCCCGCCGGCAAATTCCCTGTCATCTGCTGCCCCTCGCCTATTTGATTAACTCTTTAAGCAAGCACCTTAGTTCACTTCAACATAACCCGACAAGCACTTCTTGGCGGTCTGTAAATACAGAGTTCTGCAAATACGATTCCCCGCATTTACGATGGATCGTCTTTCCGTGTCTCCGGCAATGATAGACGACCCTCTTCCGCCGGGAATCGGCGTTCGAGCATCTCGCGGACGACATCGGCCATCTGTAACCCTTGAAGAGCGCACTGGCTCTTCACCCGGGTGTGAAGACTTTGCGGCACGTCAATCGTTAGCCGCTTCGTCGATTCGGTCGTCGCGTCGTGATCATTTAC
This is a stretch of genomic DNA from Pirellulales bacterium. It encodes these proteins:
- a CDS encoding plasmid partition protein ParG, with product MKKVSFSSKPSAEATSRLSPDRWVNDHDATTESTKRLTIDVPQSLHTRVKSQCALQGLQMADVVREMLERRFPAEEGRLSLPETRKDDPS
- a CDS encoding replication protein RepA, with the translated sequence MTGNLPAGATLTRHQRRLIETSAAIRSDPPGRINFLHTVQCQCGIPYRNPGDDVREWDRKQGVASLRIEAGSAMDPYTGEFVKQGLPYGEKPRLVLIHLATEAVRNRSPIVDVEGSMTAFARSLGLETNGQQLRSLKDQLTRLASATIRLGVVEEGRAVQVNTQFVSAFDLWFPKHPDQRALWPSTVRLSEEYYQTLGQHAVPLDHRAIAALSSSSMALDIYVWLAQRLYRVPSNKPQFIGWASLHDQFGQGFARIRDFRRSFLQTLRHVNATYPTAKLAADERGLTLTHSPPPVGSRSGGKVLLS